In Oligoflexia bacterium, the following are encoded in one genomic region:
- a CDS encoding Nramp family divalent metal transporter: protein MNENSFRQWLSFIGPGIVLAATGIGSGDMIATAVGGANFGTSILWSVGLGVTLKFALNESMARFQLATGETILEAWMKYLHRSVSIIFLIYLLLWSFIVAAATISATGLAAHTLFPSLSVAQWAILHSIVAYVLVRVGSYYFLEQIMKILIAGMFVLIVYCAWSLGISWNTMQGFFPTLNAKHMISVFSIIGAVGGSVTLLSYSYWMQERKWQGIKYLSAVRLDLFVAYALTGCFCAAVVVIASRVDSSALQGGNIVILLAEQIQIASNPLGKKLFIWGFWAAVFSSVLGVWQGVPYIFENYLQFKYTKNNDNNAVQNYIKQHAYHIYLLYLAFPPLLLLLFNKPVWVVIIYTLVGALFMPFLAFSLFLLNNRKNLMQEARNKFISNFVLLFCLFIFIAMAVYEISKL from the coding sequence ATGAATGAAAATAGCTTTAGGCAATGGTTAAGTTTTATTGGTCCAGGGATTGTTTTGGCCGCAACCGGTATTGGCTCTGGTGATATGATTGCTACTGCGGTAGGCGGAGCAAATTTTGGAACCAGTATTTTGTGGAGCGTTGGTTTGGGAGTGACTTTAAAGTTTGCCTTAAATGAGTCTATGGCACGGTTTCAGTTGGCAACAGGAGAAACTATTTTAGAAGCTTGGATGAAGTATCTGCATCGTTCAGTGAGTATAATTTTTTTAATTTATTTGCTGTTATGGAGTTTTATTGTTGCGGCAGCGACTATTTCAGCTACGGGTCTAGCGGCGCATACTTTGTTTCCTAGTTTAAGTGTAGCTCAGTGGGCAATACTGCATAGTATTGTGGCCTATGTTTTAGTGAGAGTGGGGAGCTATTATTTTCTTGAACAAATTATGAAAATTTTAATTGCTGGGATGTTTGTTCTTATTGTTTATTGTGCTTGGAGTTTGGGTATTTCATGGAATACAATGCAAGGATTTTTTCCAACACTTAATGCAAAACATATGATCTCTGTGTTTAGCATTATTGGGGCAGTGGGTGGAAGCGTAACTTTATTAAGCTACAGTTATTGGATGCAGGAAAGAAAGTGGCAAGGCATAAAATATTTAAGTGCGGTAAGATTAGATTTGTTTGTGGCCTATGCTTTGACCGGTTGTTTTTGTGCGGCAGTTGTTGTGATTGCCAGTAGAGTTGATAGCAGCGCTTTGCAAGGTGGGAACATTGTGATTTTACTGGCAGAGCAAATTCAGATAGCCAGCAACCCGCTCGGAAAAAAGTTGTTTATATGGGGTTTTTGGGCGGCTGTTTTTTCTTCGGTTTTAGGTGTATGGCAAGGTGTTCCTTATATTTTTGAAAACTACCTACAGTTCAAATATACAAAAAATAATGATAACAATGCTGTTCAAAATTATATCAAACAGCACGCTTACCATATTTACTTGCTTTACTTGGCTTTCCCACCTTTATTACTCTTGCTCTTTAATAAACCTGTTTGGGTGGTTATTATTTATACACTCGTTGGCGCTTTGTTTATGCCTTTTTTAGCGTTTAGTTTGTTTTTGCTCAATAACAGGAAAAATTTAATGCAAGAAGCTCGCAATAAATTTATAAGTAACTTTGTATTATTGTTTTGCTTATTTATTTTTATTGCAATGGCAGTGTATGAAATTTCTAAACTATAG